A single genomic interval of Microbacterium sp. BLY harbors:
- the rpsT gene encoding 30S ribosomal protein S20, with the protein MANIKSQIKRNKTNEKAHERNKAVKSELKTLVRQTREAVAAGDKAAAEKNLKKASVKLDKAVSKGVLHKNQASNRKSAIAKQVSAL; encoded by the coding sequence GTGGCAAACATCAAGTCGCAGATCAAGCGCAACAAGACCAACGAGAAGGCTCACGAGCGCAACAAGGCCGTGAAGAGCGAGCTGAAGACTCTCGTCCGCCAGACCCGCGAGGCCGTCGCCGCCGGCGACAAGGCCGCCGCCGAGAAGAACCTGAAGAAGGCCTCGGTCAAGCTCGACAAGGCCGTCAGCAAGGGTGTGCTGCACAAGAACCAGGCGTCGAACCGCAAGTCGGCGATCGCCAAGCAGGTCTCGGCTCTCTGA
- the holA gene encoding DNA polymerase III subunit delta has translation MAASRPPSRGGAKATKIPQVSWREPHPAPLVLVSGPEEVCAERAIAGVRDYLRAEDPALEVSDVRADDYAPGTLLSLTSPSLFGEPRLVRVSGVEKCSDAFLQEAVGYLENPQEGATVILRHTGASVRGKKLLDALRAGTGGGIEIACAAIKRDGDRVDFAAGEFKAANKRIAPPALRALVSAFADDLTELAAACQQLIGDVEGDITEEVVTKYYGGRVEVSAFVVADTAISGRYGEALVALRHALSSGADPVPMVAAFAMKLRTMARVAGNREPSRQLAQRLGMKDWQVDRARRDLAGWNERSLGMAIQATARADAEVKGAARDPIFALERMVTVIATREPFGG, from the coding sequence ATGGCAGCTTCCCGTCCCCCCTCCCGCGGCGGCGCGAAGGCCACGAAGATCCCGCAGGTGTCGTGGCGGGAGCCGCACCCCGCGCCGCTGGTGCTCGTCTCGGGCCCGGAGGAGGTCTGCGCCGAGCGCGCGATCGCCGGGGTGCGGGACTACCTCCGGGCGGAAGACCCGGCGCTCGAGGTCAGCGACGTCCGCGCCGACGACTACGCCCCGGGAACGCTGCTCTCGCTCACGTCCCCCTCGCTGTTCGGCGAGCCGCGCCTGGTCCGGGTGTCCGGCGTCGAGAAGTGCTCGGACGCCTTCCTCCAGGAGGCCGTCGGCTACCTGGAGAACCCTCAGGAGGGGGCCACCGTCATCCTGCGCCACACGGGCGCGAGCGTCCGCGGGAAGAAGCTCCTCGACGCCCTTCGCGCCGGCACCGGAGGGGGCATCGAGATCGCATGCGCCGCCATCAAGCGCGACGGCGACCGGGTCGACTTCGCGGCAGGGGAGTTCAAGGCGGCGAACAAGCGCATCGCACCACCCGCCCTCCGCGCGCTCGTCTCCGCCTTCGCGGACGATCTCACCGAGCTCGCCGCCGCGTGCCAGCAGCTCATCGGCGACGTCGAGGGCGACATCACCGAAGAGGTCGTCACGAAGTACTACGGCGGGCGGGTCGAGGTGTCGGCTTTCGTCGTCGCCGACACGGCCATCTCCGGACGCTACGGCGAAGCCCTCGTGGCCCTCCGCCATGCCCTGTCGTCGGGGGCGGATCCGGTGCCCATGGTCGCCGCGTTCGCGATGAAGCTGCGCACCATGGCCCGCGTCGCGGGAAACAGGGAGCCCAGTCGGCAGCTCGCCCAGCGACTCGGGATGAAGGACTGGCAGGTCGACCGCGCCCGTCGCGATCTGGCGGGATGGAACGAACGCTCGCTCGGCATGGCGATCCAGGCCACGGCCCGCGCCGACGCCGAGGTCAAGGGAGCGGCACGCGACCCGATCTTCGCGCTCGAGCGCATGGTGACGGTCATCGCCACACGCGAGCCGTTCGGCGGCTGA
- a CDS encoding ComEC/Rec2 family competence protein, translated as MTGDLRLLTIAGAVWIAALVCVFAPGVAGWCVGGCVAAALVVGGVIAWRRGAAATVGGLVIVVLAAVGAVAVTVAAQTADRDAVRGWDGRVVEAVGQVTSSASVGRDGRVWMEMQLRGIGSPGAVGPAAAPVRIGVEEGEGFVLGAQVRVSGESAATDAGERAALVVFATAAVVERPAGGIFGIAADLRDSFVERALRFPQPGAGLLPGLAVGDTTAVSADIDADMRASGLSHLTAVSGANCAIVVAAVFGLVALCGGGRTLRVVLAGVALAAFVVLVTPEPSVIRAAVMAAAGMLSMLAGRPSAGAGILALCVVVVLLIDPWLASTPGFALSAVAAGALILLAPALANGLARWLPRPLAVAIAVPLAAQLACAPVIALFAEQQSLVAVAANLLAEPVAPVATVVGLLACLSAPAPAVSDLLTAVAWLPSTWIASVARITAGLPGAEVLLPAGPGSALPVAVVSMAIGVVCCRGRVRPRAVPQPREHARSMRRLIVRRPIRLLPIARRAAVAVLVTVVAVGASRALLDGPLGPLRAPEGWAIAACDVGQGDAVLVHSQDAVALIDTGPDPRALQACLRSLGIARIDLLVLTHFDLDHIGGTAAVEGKVRTVLHGPPADEADARVLDRLTAAGAGVRQVHAGERGGLGGASWRVLWPSADSVAFPPGNDASVLMEFTGGGLPRSLFLGDLSAAAQRAVLRAARPGAYDVVKVAHHGSADQDAPFYEALSPRLALITVGADNDYGHPRRETLDMLSALGARVFRTDRDGRILLGVEDQAVRVWTEAAPP; from the coding sequence ATGACAGGTGATCTCCGGCTGCTGACGATCGCGGGGGCTGTCTGGATCGCGGCGCTCGTGTGCGTGTTCGCCCCGGGCGTCGCGGGGTGGTGCGTCGGTGGCTGCGTGGCGGCCGCGCTCGTCGTCGGCGGCGTGATCGCGTGGCGGCGCGGGGCGGCGGCGACGGTGGGTGGTCTGGTCATCGTCGTCCTCGCTGCGGTGGGCGCGGTGGCCGTCACCGTGGCTGCGCAGACGGCGGACCGTGACGCCGTGCGCGGCTGGGACGGCCGGGTGGTCGAGGCGGTCGGACAGGTGACCTCGTCGGCGTCCGTGGGGCGGGACGGGCGCGTCTGGATGGAGATGCAGCTGCGCGGCATCGGCTCCCCGGGTGCCGTGGGACCAGCGGCCGCCCCGGTGCGTATCGGTGTGGAGGAGGGGGAGGGGTTCGTCCTCGGGGCGCAGGTGCGGGTGTCCGGCGAGAGCGCTGCGACGGACGCGGGAGAGCGCGCGGCGCTGGTCGTCTTCGCCACGGCGGCCGTCGTGGAGCGTCCGGCCGGCGGGATCTTCGGGATCGCGGCCGACCTCCGCGACTCGTTCGTCGAGCGCGCCCTGCGATTCCCGCAGCCCGGGGCGGGACTGCTGCCGGGCCTGGCCGTCGGGGACACCACCGCGGTCTCTGCGGATATCGACGCCGACATGCGCGCGAGCGGCCTCAGTCACCTGACCGCCGTGTCCGGGGCGAACTGCGCGATCGTCGTCGCGGCCGTGTTCGGACTGGTCGCCCTGTGCGGTGGGGGCCGGACGCTCCGCGTGGTCCTCGCGGGCGTCGCGCTAGCCGCGTTCGTCGTGCTCGTGACCCCCGAGCCGAGCGTGATCCGGGCCGCCGTGATGGCGGCCGCCGGCATGCTCTCGATGCTCGCGGGACGACCGAGCGCGGGCGCCGGCATCCTCGCTCTCTGCGTCGTCGTGGTCCTCCTGATCGACCCGTGGCTGGCCTCGACGCCGGGTTTCGCGCTGTCCGCGGTCGCGGCAGGTGCGCTCATCCTGCTCGCCCCGGCGCTCGCGAACGGGCTCGCCCGCTGGCTGCCGCGCCCCCTGGCCGTCGCGATCGCGGTGCCGCTGGCCGCTCAGCTCGCATGCGCCCCGGTGATCGCGCTGTTCGCGGAGCAGCAGTCGCTCGTCGCGGTGGCAGCCAACCTTCTCGCGGAGCCGGTCGCCCCGGTCGCGACGGTGGTCGGTCTCCTCGCCTGTCTGTCGGCGCCGGCGCCCGCCGTGTCCGACCTCCTCACGGCCGTGGCCTGGCTCCCGTCGACCTGGATCGCGAGCGTCGCCCGGATCACGGCGGGTCTTCCCGGCGCGGAGGTGCTGCTCCCGGCCGGTCCCGGAAGCGCGCTGCCGGTCGCCGTGGTGAGCATGGCGATCGGCGTGGTGTGCTGCCGCGGACGCGTTCGCCCACGGGCCGTCCCGCAGCCCCGGGAACACGCGCGGTCGATGCGCCGCCTCATCGTTCGGCGCCCGATCCGACTCCTCCCCATCGCCCGGCGGGCCGCTGTCGCCGTGCTCGTCACCGTCGTCGCCGTCGGCGCGTCCCGGGCGCTGCTCGACGGGCCGCTGGGCCCGCTGCGGGCGCCGGAGGGCTGGGCCATCGCGGCGTGCGACGTCGGGCAGGGGGATGCCGTCCTCGTCCACTCCCAGGATGCCGTGGCCCTCATCGACACCGGCCCGGATCCGCGGGCGCTGCAGGCGTGTCTGCGGTCGCTGGGCATCGCCCGCATCGATCTTCTCGTGCTCACGCATTTCGACCTCGATCACATCGGGGGCACCGCGGCGGTGGAGGGGAAGGTGCGCACGGTGCTGCACGGGCCGCCCGCGGACGAGGCCGATGCGCGCGTCCTGGATCGCTTGACCGCTGCCGGCGCGGGAGTCCGGCAGGTGCACGCGGGAGAGCGCGGCGGTCTCGGCGGGGCGTCGTGGCGGGTCCTCTGGCCGTCAGCCGACAGCGTCGCCTTCCCACCGGGCAACGACGCGAGCGTGCTCATGGAGTTCACCGGGGGAGGCCTGCCCCGGTCGCTGTTCCTCGGCGACCTCTCCGCGGCCGCGCAACGGGCCGTTCTCCGGGCGGCGCGGCCGGGTGCGTACGACGTCGTGAAGGTCGCCCACCACGGCAGCGCCGATCAGGACGCGCCGTTCTACGAGGCGCTGAGCCCGCGGCTCGCGCTCATCACGGTCGGCGCGGACAACGACTACGGGCACCCTCGTCGCGAGACCCTCGACATGCTCTCCGCGCTCGGTGCCCGGGTGTTCCGCACGGATCGGGACGGCCGCATCCTCCTGGGTGTCGAGGACCAGGCCGTGCGGGTCTGGACCGAGGCCGCGCCGCCCTGA
- a CDS encoding DUF2510 domain-containing protein produces MSATAEWYDDGSGRLRWWDGARWTDHYAPAPDASASAASIASGANAGAAPTTDAPALSPRRSPVLGVVGLGLAVLGSVLACIPVLFWLGAIILLAGFVVSLIGLFQKHAVKWPSIVGMVVSIVGGVIGLTVLVVSLVASSPPLSGTTPGTDSAPPVTAEPSDPPTAASDSRPTPEEIAVAFEEINRSNGLTTYDDKPDFYPCVGQYVYDSALSDETVQLLVDVRDPLDSERDLAVAVITEATLTCDPQG; encoded by the coding sequence ATGAGTGCGACAGCCGAATGGTACGACGACGGCTCGGGGCGGCTGCGCTGGTGGGACGGTGCGCGGTGGACCGACCACTACGCCCCGGCTCCTGACGCGAGTGCCTCTGCGGCCTCGATCGCGTCGGGGGCGAACGCCGGGGCCGCCCCGACGACGGACGCGCCCGCCCTCTCTCCCCGGCGCTCTCCCGTGCTCGGTGTCGTCGGGCTGGGTCTGGCCGTCCTGGGCAGTGTCCTGGCCTGCATCCCGGTGCTGTTCTGGCTCGGTGCGATCATCCTCCTGGCCGGGTTCGTCGTGTCGCTCATCGGGCTGTTCCAGAAGCATGCGGTGAAGTGGCCGTCGATCGTCGGGATGGTCGTGTCGATCGTGGGAGGCGTGATCGGGCTCACCGTGCTCGTCGTGAGTCTGGTGGCGAGTTCGCCGCCGCTGAGCGGGACGACCCCGGGGACGGACAGCGCTCCGCCGGTGACCGCGGAGCCGTCGGATCCGCCGACCGCGGCGAGCGACAGCCGTCCGACGCCCGAGGAGATCGCGGTGGCCTTCGAGGAGATCAACCGATCGAACGGCCTCACGACCTACGACGACAAGCCGGATTTCTATCCCTGCGTCGGGCAGTACGTGTATGACTCCGCGCTCTCGGACGAGACGGTGCAGCTGCTCGTCGACGTGCGCGATCCTCTCGACTCCGAACGAGATCTCGCCGTCGCCGTGATCACCGAAGCCACGCTGACCTGCGATCCTCAGGGGTAG
- a CDS encoding helix-hairpin-helix domain-containing protein, giving the protein MTSPPPPSPPRRGFRLGLGAAVVLAIVVLSVAVGVELLRGRTSTADAVPLIPTSSAASAAPEAELYVHVLGAVERPGLYVLHPGARVVDALAAAGGTVDGADLAAVNLARPVEDGEQVVVPVAGAAAGPSAVPSDGGAVDLNSADQAALEALPGIGPALAERILAWREENGRFRSVDDLLAVPGIGEKLLEGLRDGVRV; this is encoded by the coding sequence ATGACCTCGCCGCCGCCCCCGTCTCCGCCCCGACGAGGGTTCCGTCTCGGTCTCGGTGCCGCGGTGGTTCTGGCGATCGTCGTGCTCTCGGTGGCCGTCGGTGTCGAGTTGCTGCGGGGACGGACCTCGACGGCCGACGCCGTGCCGCTGATCCCGACCTCGTCGGCCGCTTCCGCTGCGCCGGAGGCCGAGCTCTACGTCCACGTGCTTGGGGCTGTCGAGCGGCCGGGGCTGTACGTCCTGCATCCCGGCGCGCGGGTGGTGGATGCTCTCGCCGCGGCCGGTGGCACCGTCGACGGGGCGGACCTCGCGGCCGTCAATCTCGCCCGTCCGGTGGAGGACGGGGAGCAGGTCGTCGTGCCGGTCGCGGGCGCGGCCGCTGGCCCGTCGGCGGTGCCGTCCGACGGAGGCGCGGTCGACCTCAATAGTGCGGATCAGGCGGCGCTGGAGGCGCTGCCCGGCATCGGGCCCGCACTGGCCGAGCGCATCCTCGCCTGGCGTGAGGAGAACGGACGCTTCCGCTCGGTCGACGACCTTCTCGCCGTCCCGGGCATCGGGGAGAAGCTCCTGGAGGGCCTGCGCGACGGGGTCCGTGTCTGA
- a CDS encoding MFS transporter yields MTLSLRAWVSVRFLTFYLSWAVFQSYWGLWLAERGFSFSEIGTAVALSLMARTVSVAVIYPALNRYVTLLRLSRIIPWVITAAAVPYLFVVGFPMLLAVSILFGLIYPIMLPLNETVATVAARRGLLLYGPTRALGSAGFMVGTLLAGWLSSALGPEVLVSALIGSCLLAAVVGVVRLREAETLSVRGSGARGFAALFHDRAFLACLAIAVLVQGSHAAYYSFGAIRAEEIAVPIAVPFLLVLAPLSEFVLFSLARRRFERLGYRVLFALGAVVAAVRWVLLAFAGDAVVFALSQVLHAGSYATTHLAFTMYVRDRVPAEDQSAAQGLYASLAMGLGMAVLTFVAGVQIGIGFETALLAMAVVAVAALLFLPMIRPGEDSSTATAA; encoded by the coding sequence ATGACGTTGAGCCTCCGCGCCTGGGTGTCGGTCCGCTTCCTCACCTTCTACCTCAGCTGGGCGGTCTTCCAGTCGTACTGGGGCCTGTGGCTCGCTGAGCGCGGGTTCTCGTTCTCGGAGATCGGAACCGCGGTCGCGCTCTCCCTGATGGCGCGCACGGTCTCGGTCGCCGTGATCTACCCCGCGCTGAACCGCTACGTCACCCTGCTGCGGCTGAGCCGGATCATCCCGTGGGTGATCACGGCCGCGGCGGTTCCGTATCTGTTCGTGGTCGGGTTCCCGATGCTGCTCGCGGTGTCGATCCTCTTCGGGCTGATCTACCCGATCATGCTGCCGCTGAACGAGACGGTCGCGACCGTGGCGGCCCGGCGCGGGCTTCTCCTGTACGGGCCGACGCGGGCGCTGGGTTCGGCCGGCTTCATGGTCGGCACGCTGCTCGCCGGCTGGCTGAGCTCGGCGCTGGGCCCCGAGGTGCTCGTGTCCGCCTTGATCGGCTCCTGCCTGCTCGCGGCGGTCGTCGGCGTCGTGCGTCTCCGGGAGGCGGAGACGCTGTCCGTCCGCGGGTCGGGTGCGCGCGGCTTCGCCGCTCTCTTCCACGACCGCGCGTTCCTCGCGTGCCTCGCGATCGCCGTCCTCGTGCAGGGATCGCACGCGGCGTACTACAGCTTCGGGGCCATCCGCGCGGAGGAGATCGCGGTGCCGATCGCGGTGCCGTTCCTGCTGGTGCTCGCCCCCTTGAGCGAGTTCGTCCTGTTCTCCCTCGCGCGGCGTCGGTTCGAGCGGCTCGGCTACCGGGTGCTCTTCGCGCTCGGCGCGGTGGTCGCCGCCGTGCGATGGGTCCTCCTCGCCTTCGCCGGGGACGCGGTCGTGTTCGCCCTCTCGCAGGTCCTCCACGCGGGCTCCTACGCGACGACGCATCTCGCATTCACGATGTACGTCCGCGACCGCGTGCCCGCTGAGGACCAGTCCGCGGCGCAGGGGCTCTACGCCTCACTGGCGATGGGGCTCGGCATGGCGGTGCTGACCTTCGTCGCGGGGGTGCAGATCGGAATCGGCTTCGAGACGGCCCTGCTCGCGATGGCGGTCGTCGCCGTCGCCGCGCTCCTCTTCCTCCCGATGATCCGTCCCGGCGAGGATTCCTCCACCGCCACGGCCGCCTGA